The DNA region GCCCGCACCCCCAGAATGCTcttcaggcacacacacacacacatacaccctgcCTGTCTGCACCCCCAGAATGCTCACcttcaggcacacacacacacacacgcaccctgcCGCCCATACCCCCAGAATGCTCACcttcaggcacacacacacacacacgcaccctgcCTGTCTGCACCCCCAGAATGCTCACcttcaggcacacacacacacacacacacacgcaccctgcCTGTCTGCACCCCCAGAATGCTCACcttcaggcacacacacacacacacacgcaccctgcCTGTCTGCACCCCCAGAATGCTCACCTTcaggcacacacagacatacacacacacacgcaccctaCCGCCCGCACCCCCAGAATGCTCACCTtcaggcgcacacacacacacacacacacgcaccctgcCGCCTGCACCCCCAGAATGCTCACCTtcaggcatacacacacacacacacgcaccctgcCGCCCGCACCCCCAGAATGCTCACcttcaggcacacacacacacacacacgcaccctgcCGCCCGCACCCCAGAATGCTCACACGcgcgcgcacatacacacacacacacacgtaccctGCCGCCTGCACCCCCAGAATGCTCACCTtcaggcatacacacacacacacacacacgcaccctgcCTGTCTGCACCCCCAGAATGCTCACcttcaggcacacacacacacacgcaccctgcCGCCCGCACCCCCAGAATGCTCACctgccggcacacacacacacacacacacacgcaccctgcCGCCCGCACCCCCAGAATGCTCACctgccggcacacacacacacacacacacacgcaccctgcCGCCCGCACCCCCAGAATGCTCACctgccggcacacacacacacacacacgcaccctgcCGCCCGCACCCCAGAATGCTCACctgccggcacacacacacacacacgcaccctgcCGCCCGCACCCCCAGAATGCTCACctgccggcacacacacacacacacacgcaccctgcCGCCCGCACCCCAGAATGCTCACctgccggcacacacacacacacacgcaccctgcCGCCCGCACCCCCAGAATGCTCACctgccggcacacacacacacacacacacgcaccctgcCGCCCGCACCCCAGAATGctcgcgcgcgcgcgcacacacgcacCGGCCCCACCTGCCCGCACCCCCGCAGCGCTCACCCGCAGGCCCTGCTTGACGTCCAGCAGTAGCGTGTGCACCTCCTCCAGGTACTTCCAGGACGGGTGGCCCTCGAGCAGCACCTCCTGCACCCACTCAGTAGCACTGAGACTCACCAGGACCCACAGATACCGAAGCTCCTGCTGGCTCACCCGGGCCCGCTGCTGCAGGGACAGAGAAGCTACTgaagccccgcccccaggcccgaCGCCCCCCAGATTTGCCCTGCACAGGGGGTAGACCACGGGCAGCCCCCGGGGGTGGGGAGCAAGCTTGGGCCTGAGCCAAGGGTGGGCTTGCCTGAGGGGCCAGGAAAGCCTCCTGGCAGCGGGACCGGCCCAAACCAGTGAGCTTCCCTGGCAGGGCGCCCAGGGTGTCCCGGGAGGCAGGGGCCTCCCCAGTCCAGAGGAGGGGATTCTTACCAGCCTCGTGACGTTGGCTGTTCGGAGCACCCCCTCATAAGGCACACTGACCCTGTAGTTGATGGGGAAGTAGTGTTTCTAGGAAGATAAAAGAACAAAGGATAAGGTCAGAGTCAGAAACGGCTCAGATTCCCCCAGCCTCCCAGAGGAATCTGATGCAGGGGAAGAACCCCGGACCGGCCCTTGACAGCAGAGGTCATAGCAGTGGTCCTCCACAGAAAATATGTGCTTGGCCCCCAGCTGGGACAAAGATAGCTCTTTCCTCCAGGAAACAGGGAAGGATAGGTCCTCACCAGGCCTAGTCTCAGGCCAAAATGTGGGATGAGAGGCTTACTACTCTGAGAGAACCATCTCCTTTGGGTGAGgaagataactttttttttttttaaggaagataaCTTTAAAGGATTTCTCTGAAACTTATCATAGTGATGGTTTCATAACTTTGAAAATGCACTAAAAATCAGTGAAATGTACACTTAAGTACATAAATTGTGTGGTAtatgaattatgtctcaataTGTCTTCAAagctgttgaaaaaaaaaaggacctatAGAGCCACATGCCACATGATTCACCCTAATAAAAGAATCAAACATTATAATTTCCAGGTCCTTATCACCCTGGTTAATAGTACATGTCTGGGCTTCCCCCAGGATTTCCTGCAATTCCTTCTCCCCTGGGGCCACGTGGAGGTGGGATCAAGGGTCAGATGAGAGGCGGGTGAGGGCCTGCGGACGGCTGGCAGGGGCAAGGACAGGCAGCGCAGCCCGGGCTCAGGGTGTGTGCGAGGGGCCGGGCGGGCTCGGGGCTGACGCCAGGCCAGGGAGGGGCACGGTCCCATCGGGAAGAGGACGCGGCGAGGGCCCGAGGGTACCATGTACTGAAGGCGGTTCTGGTACTGCAGCTTGTCCCGCAGGAAGCCAGTGACGGCGCACGCGTCGCTCTGGGTCAAGGGCCACGGCTCCAAGCCCTCATTTCCCAAGGCCAGGCCGAGGAGGATCCCAAGATCTGCGGGCCGCACCCAGCAAGAACACGTGAGCACCTGCTGCTTCACACTGCTCCTGCGGTGTGCGGTGAGCACACGCCTCCCTTCACGCACCTGTGTGCAGAGTGAGCACGCGCCTCCCTTTACGAGAGGACACGTCCTCACAGGCCGGGCTGGGGGCGCTGGGCCCCCAGGAGGCCATCCTAGCACTGGGCAGCCTTTCCCTGGGGCCGGGGCTCCGGGACAACAACTCAGACATGCACGTGCCGCCCAGCCCAGCCACTCCCACCTCGGCCGGGCAGAGCCCCCAGATCCACGGCCCGGGGTTGgtccccagcctcctgcctgctCCTGCCCTGGGAGCGGGCACCCTCCTTTCCAGGGCAACCTCTGCCCCTCGTCTAGAACCAAGGAGTTTCCAAGGCCTGCTGCTGCCCTTTCCACGCAGACTCTGGAACTGTGGAGTCTGGTCAGAACTCTTCCAATGACCCCAGGGCGACCCGCGCCACTGTCCTCCCTGCTGTCTGACTCTGACAGGCCTCTCAGGTGCTGGTGCCAGCAGGCGTGTAGCGGCCCTTCCTGTGTGGTCTTTCTAGAACGCTGACCGAACCTCACTCAGGCTGTTTCTCTTTCCATACAAACGATCTGAACATTACCCACCTTCACCACTATGGGTCACTGTGACTTTAAAAACTGTGATTTCTGCATACCTGAAcagacttaaaaatatatttgagagaATCTACAACAAATAAGAACAAGAGTTCAATGGATCAGagcagaaagaacaaaatatgGATTTGCAAGGGACATATCTGAAAATGAACCTCATTAATAAATTCACACTAAAACAATCAGATCCATGCTTCACCTACCAAATAGAAAATgagttgtttttgttgctgttgctttattttaatagaataaaattattaGAGTGCTGGTGAAGTAGTGAGGCAAATGCTCTCATCTTGGAAAGCACTTTGGCAGTTTTTGTTATTGATGGactttaaaatattcacatttcaACCCACTAAACTTTAAAATTGTCCACACCCTTTGACCCATTAAACTCATTTCTAGGAATAAATgtgaaggaaaacaaatgagagAC from Cervus elaphus chromosome 4, mCerEla1.1, whole genome shotgun sequence includes:
- the IL34 gene encoding interleukin-34; its protein translation is MPQGFAWLRYLGILLGLALGNEGLEPWPLTQSDACAVTGFLRDKLQYQNRLQYMKHYFPINYRVSVPYEGVLRTANVTRLQRARVSQQELRYLWVLVSLSATEWVQEVLLEGHPSWKYLEEVHTLLLDVKQGLRGVEVSPQVEAVLNLLSAPGSLKLVRPKALLDNCFRVMELLYCPCCKESSVLNWQDCEAPQPQPCSPASAQSEAAQLYPLPQPPSTSLPRVLGPSAGPPAQ